The Candidatus Deferrimicrobiaceae bacterium genome contains the following window.
AGAGGTCGCGGACCTCGAGGAACGGGGCGTCTCCGACCTTGCGCGGAGGGAACAGTGCGGGTTCCCAGGGTTCGGGAAGGACTCCGAGGAACTCGTTGATCCGCCCCATCGCGCTCCCGCCCCGCTGGACGAGGTTGATCACCCAGCCGAGCGCCATCGTCGGGAAGGAAAGCATCGCGAGGTAGGCGTTGAAGGCGACGAAGCCGCCCAGCGTCAGCTCCCCCCGGATGACGAGCCACGACCCAAGCAGGAGGACGATGGCCACCCCCGCCCCCGCCAGGAGGCCGATCGCCCCGTGGAAGGCGGCGGAGGTCTTCGAGACCGAGACGTTATGCCGGTAATATTCCCGGCAGGCGCGGTGAAACCTTCGCTCCTCCTGCGCCTCGAGCCCGTACGCCTTGACCAGCCGGATCCCGGTGACGTTCTCGCGGAGGGTGTCGTTCATCGCGGCGATGGACTCCTGGGCTTTCCGGTGGTACCGGTGGAACGCCTTGCCGTACTCCCGGGACGTGTACACGATCACGGGGGCGAGCGCGAGGGAGACGAGCGTCAGCGTGACGCTGATCCGGGCCATGAAAAGGAGGGCCAGGACATAGGAGATCGCGGTCCCGACGAGCGTCAGCACCCCGGGACCGAGGAGCAGCCAGACCGCCGATACATCGTTCGTCATCCGGGACATCACATCCCCGGTGGGCGTCCTGCCGAAGAACGACAGGGGAAGGCGGATCACGTGGGAGAAAACGTCCCTCCGGAGGCGCATCTCCACACGCCGGCCCGTCACGAGCATCCCTCGCCGGCCGAGATACCGGAACCCCCCGTGCATCGCCGCGAAAAAGACCATCCAGGAGACCGCCCGGACGACCCGCTCTCCTCCTCTCGGCGCCGAGATCCCGTCGATCGCCTCCCGGGTCATCCAGGGGACGAGGAGCCCGAAGAGGCTGGACACGAACAGGAAAAGGACGCACCCAAGGTACGCCCGCCTGTGGCGGCCGAGGTAGGGGCGCAGGGAGAGAAGCTCGCGGATGGCCGTTCCCCTATCCCGGAATCGGGTTGGGGGTGAAGCAGAGCAGGAAGAGGAGGGCCGCCGCGATGCCCAGGCGCTGTCTGCCGGGGGTCAGGGGGACCTCCTCGAAAAGCGGCGGCGGGTGTCTCGTCCCCAGAAAGAGGAGCATGAGGGACCACAGGATCCATCCCGCCCAGAGGATCCCGAGGGGAAGGAGGACGTACGGTATGGCGCGCGCGACCCTCTCGTATCTGACCCCGAAGAGCGCGTAGGCGATGTGACCGCCGTCGAGCTGGCCGGACGGAAGGAGGTTCAAGGCGGTGACGAGCAACCCGATCCACCCCGCGAAGGCCACGGGGTGCAATACCACGTCGTACCCGTCCGGGACGGACCCGTGGACGGCGTACGTCGCAGCCCGGAAGAGGATCGACTCCCCGAGGGGGATCCCCGCCGGGACCCCCGCGGTCCGCTGCACAACCGACAGCTTGAGCCCGATGAGGATTACGGGCACGGCCACGATCGCGCCCGCGATCGGCCCGGCGGCCCCGATGTCCATCAGGGCATTCCGGTTCGGGACGGGCGACTTGATCTTGATGAAGGCGCCGAACGTCCCGATGAACGAGGGGGCGGGGATGAAATAGGGGAGGGTCACCGTGACGTCGTGACGCCTCGCGGCCGTGTAATGGCCAAGTTCGTGCACCCCGAGGATCGAGAGGAGCGGGAGGGAGAACATGAATCCGAGCACGAGGTCCCCGGGGGCCGCCAACGGGTTCCCGCCGGCCAGGAACGCCCCCGCGACAAGAGTGGTGAAAAAGGTAATGGCGAACAGAACTCCATGGATGATCAAAGGCGTTTCTCTCCTTGTTTCCTTGCCTCAATTATAAGATAAAGGAAACGGCAGGTGGGGATTCGGAACCGGAGGCGAATCACGATGGTCCCGGAAGGGGAAAGGGTACTGCTCCACATCTGTTGCGCGCCCGACGCGTCGTACGGCGTCCCGGCGATGGAGATGCGGTTTCCGGTCGTCGGGTTCTTTTTCAACCCGAACATCCAGCCGGGGGAGGAGTACGTTCGACGACTCCTTGCGGCCCGGCAACTCCAGGACGCGTTCCCCTTCATGCTGACCGTGGCAGGTGGCGGGGAGGAGGAGTGGGAACGGGCGACCCGAGGGATGGAGGACGAGCCGGAAAGGGGCCGCCGATGCGAGGCGTGCATCCGGATGCGTCTTGCCCGAACCGCGAGGGAAGCGAAATCCCGAGGGTATCCCGCATTTTCCACAGTCCTGACCGTCAGCCCGAAAAAGGACGCCGCGATAGTCAACCGCGCAGGCCGCGAGGAGGGGGAGAAGGCCGGGGTTCTCTTCCTCGAGGCGGACCTGAAGAAAAACGACGGCTTCCGGAAGAGCGTGGAGATCACGAAGCGGTTCGGGATCTACCGTCAGAACTACTGCGGCTGCCGGTATTCGCTGACTGGGCGGGTACACTCCTCAACGTACGACTCGATATAGGAATGTCCCCCTTGGGAATGTCCCCCTTCGGAATGTCCCCGGTGGACTGTGACCGGGGACCCAGGCTCGCGGAGGGATCCCCTCGGCTACGCTCGCGACCTTGCGCCCGCTCGCTGCCGGTTCCGCTCGACGCGATCCGTATCCTTCAGCGGGACACTCCTCCATCCGTACTACCGACAACCTCCAGGAGTGTCCCCCCGCCTCGTCGACCCCCCCGCATCGCCTCGGGTCCCCGGTCCCGGAAATGCAGTCAGCGGCGCAGCAGGCCGAAGGAGCGGGGGCGCAGTGAGGTTAAGCGCAGCCGTGTAGGTTCACCGCACGGCGAGCCACGAACGGAGCCCCCCTCCGAGGCCGCGGAGTGGAAGCCCCCCGCGAGCCGGGGTTCCGTCGCATGGTCGGGGACACTCCTAAAAGAGC
Protein-coding sequences here:
- a CDS encoding ABC transporter ATP-binding protein, whose amino-acid sequence is MRELLSLRPYLGRHRRAYLGCVLFLFVSSLFGLLVPWMTREAIDGISAPRGGERVVRAVSWMVFFAAMHGGFRYLGRRGMLVTGRRVEMRLRRDVFSHVIRLPLSFFGRTPTGDVMSRMTNDVSAVWLLLGPGVLTLVGTAISYVLALLFMARISVTLTLVSLALAPVIVYTSREYGKAFHRYHRKAQESIAAMNDTLRENVTGIRLVKAYGLEAQEERRFHRACREYYRHNVSVSKTSAAFHGAIGLLAGAGVAIVLLLGSWLVIRGELTLGGFVAFNAYLAMLSFPTMALGWVINLVQRGGSAMGRINEFLGVLPEPWEPALFPPRKVGDAPFLEVRDLSFAYGEQDRGEALRGISFSLRKGEIVGLVGQTGSGKTTLFSLLLRLYPVPAGTVFLEGRDMGAIPLDEVRRTVSLVSQDPFLFSDTILANIGFGKDLPDEEEARRAAAKARFLDEIEEMPDGMRTVIGERGISLSGGQKQRATIARALCAGGEILLLDDALSAVDSETEREIFREILSEGGGRTVLFSTHRMASLSRCDRVLVLEGGRIVEEGTHDELLSRRGVYYDLYSRQMLARELEAAQ
- a CDS encoding site-2 protease family protein, yielding MIIHGVLFAITFFTTLVAGAFLAGGNPLAAPGDLVLGFMFSLPLLSILGVHELGHYTAARRHDVTVTLPYFIPAPSFIGTFGAFIKIKSPVPNRNALMDIGAAGPIAGAIVAVPVILIGLKLSVVQRTAGVPAGIPLGESILFRAATYAVHGSVPDGYDVVLHPVAFAGWIGLLVTALNLLPSGQLDGGHIAYALFGVRYERVARAIPYVLLPLGILWAGWILWSLMLLFLGTRHPPPLFEEVPLTPGRQRLGIAAALLFLLCFTPNPIPG
- a CDS encoding epoxyqueuosine reductase QueH; amino-acid sequence: MGIRNRRRITMVPEGERVLLHICCAPDASYGVPAMEMRFPVVGFFFNPNIQPGEEYVRRLLAARQLQDAFPFMLTVAGGGEEEWERATRGMEDEPERGRRCEACIRMRLARTAREAKSRGYPAFSTVLTVSPKKDAAIVNRAGREEGEKAGVLFLEADLKKNDGFRKSVEITKRFGIYRQNYCGCRYSLTGRVHSSTYDSI